Proteins encoded in a region of the Nitrospira sp. genome:
- the folB gene encoding dihydroneopterin aldolase, producing MGGHIVIEQLEFRGRCGVTSEERARPQSLAVDLELDCRLEAAGLSDDLVHTIDYAKVVQRVIDIGTVRESQLLETLAERLLITLFDEFPISRIKLWLRKLHPPISFVTRSVGICIERTRLAQQVVRADPPPARFLIQQLHRLPKGKVLDVASGSGRHTLFLASLGYQVEAVDRDEQALTQLSAVARTRQLSGISSRVLDLEPSTPQEPNLGHEAYDAILIFFYLNRPLLPYLIDALKPGGVLLYETFTVDNHVRRRHPKRQEFCLAPCELLSLTPGLRILHYDEGLHEGTTGLESGYTAQFAAQKPLAPGASI from the coding sequence ATGGGTGGACATATCGTGATCGAACAATTGGAGTTCCGGGGCCGTTGCGGTGTGACGTCCGAGGAACGCGCTCGCCCCCAATCCCTTGCCGTCGATTTGGAATTGGACTGTCGCCTGGAGGCGGCAGGGTTGTCCGACGATCTTGTTCACACGATCGACTATGCGAAAGTGGTTCAGCGTGTCATCGACATTGGAACCGTTCGAGAGTCTCAGCTGCTGGAAACGCTGGCGGAACGACTCCTGATAACACTGTTCGACGAATTCCCGATCAGTCGCATCAAACTGTGGCTGCGGAAGTTGCACCCCCCGATTTCCTTCGTAACCCGCTCCGTCGGGATCTGCATCGAGCGCACAAGACTCGCGCAGCAGGTGGTCCGCGCTGATCCTCCACCGGCCCGGTTTCTCATCCAACAACTTCATCGGCTTCCCAAGGGGAAGGTCCTCGACGTGGCGTCCGGCAGCGGCCGTCACACGCTGTTCCTCGCGTCGCTGGGCTATCAGGTCGAAGCCGTCGATCGCGATGAACAGGCCCTCACACAACTTTCTGCCGTCGCCCGAACACGACAGCTCTCCGGTATCAGCTCGCGAGTGCTTGATTTGGAACCGTCGACGCCGCAGGAGCCGAATCTCGGGCATGAAGCGTACGATGCCATTCTCATCTTCTTTTACCTGAACCGGCCGCTCCTCCCCTATCTCATCGACGCGTTGAAACCCGGCGGTGTCTTGCTGTATGAAACCTTCACCGTCGATAACCACGTCCGGCGCCGACATCCAAAGCGTCAAGAGTTTTGCCTTGCGCCGTGCGAACTCCTGAGCCTCACACCCGGACTCCGCATTCTCCATTACGACGAAGGGCTCCACGAAGGAACGACCGGGTTGGAGTCCGGCTACACGGCCCAATTTGCAGCACAGAAACCCTTGGCTCCAGGAGCATCGATATGA
- a CDS encoding HD domain-containing protein, translated as MKERQPKSPRYPLGEDNTQPILTHEKSLSQKIGQGSEAGDILDQQLVMLGFQLITQLNTLIKTSKIHGRANAALDKPVATMLTLIETLAHDQPVTLWVQDDFLFLGDNHLKVTAQQMLVVSSILDALKKWRIGGLTFSSSVSSKDLREFANLFVSLDPATKSIEDFRQELTTLAVAGIELKDPRFLNLKTDLPDEGNSKVRHKARSKAAYGKAGDVVGNLTQSSRDGKTLNFKQAKRAIQNIVDLMMQDEPIMLGLTTLRCHDQYTHNHSVNVSLLSIALANRAGYSKVELADLGLAALFHDMGKSTIPLEVLNKPGEFTEDDWTRMRNHPTEGVLSLTQLRGITNLPSRMAAASFEHHMNSDYSGYPKLKTPWTLSLTGRILTIADCYDAMTSSRVYRREPMSPSKVLNMMLAKSGRSFDATLLKLFVNCVGIIPIGSLVVLDSDEFAVVLKPAVDKAESERPLVKVITDVQGTPIDHGPELDLTEKDEVGEYRHSIIRLIDNTEHKFDTSRYFL; from the coding sequence GTGAAGGAACGCCAGCCAAAGTCTCCGCGATACCCGCTCGGCGAAGACAATACGCAGCCGATCCTGACACACGAAAAATCTCTCTCGCAGAAGATCGGCCAAGGATCAGAAGCCGGAGATATTCTCGATCAACAGTTGGTGATGCTGGGATTTCAGCTCATCACCCAGTTGAATACGCTGATTAAGACGTCGAAGATCCATGGCCGGGCCAACGCTGCTCTCGACAAACCCGTCGCAACGATGTTGACCCTCATCGAAACCCTTGCCCACGACCAACCGGTCACCTTGTGGGTGCAGGATGACTTCCTCTTCCTCGGCGACAACCATCTGAAAGTGACGGCGCAACAAATGCTGGTCGTCTCAAGCATCCTTGACGCCTTGAAAAAATGGCGGATCGGCGGGTTAACCTTTTCCTCATCGGTGTCTTCCAAGGACCTTCGCGAGTTCGCCAACCTCTTCGTCAGTCTTGACCCAGCAACGAAGTCGATCGAAGATTTCCGACAGGAATTGACGACCCTAGCCGTAGCCGGCATCGAACTGAAAGACCCTCGATTCCTCAACCTGAAAACAGATCTTCCTGACGAGGGGAATTCGAAGGTTCGGCATAAAGCACGCTCGAAAGCCGCGTACGGGAAAGCCGGCGATGTGGTGGGCAATTTGACTCAATCATCTCGTGACGGCAAAACGCTGAACTTTAAGCAGGCGAAACGTGCCATTCAAAATATCGTCGACTTGATGATGCAGGACGAGCCGATCATGCTGGGCCTCACCACGCTTCGCTGTCACGATCAATACACGCATAACCACTCCGTCAACGTCTCACTGCTCTCCATCGCGCTCGCAAACAGAGCCGGCTATTCGAAAGTCGAGCTGGCCGATCTCGGTTTGGCCGCGTTGTTTCACGACATGGGAAAGTCGACCATTCCCCTTGAAGTCCTGAATAAACCGGGTGAGTTTACCGAAGACGATTGGACGAGAATGCGCAATCACCCGACGGAAGGAGTTTTGAGTCTCACCCAGTTACGCGGTATCACCAACCTTCCATCGCGCATGGCCGCAGCCTCCTTTGAGCACCACATGAACTCGGACTATTCAGGCTATCCCAAATTAAAAACACCATGGACACTTTCTTTAACGGGGCGCATTCTCACGATCGCCGATTGCTACGATGCCATGACGTCTTCCCGCGTCTACCGCCGGGAACCGATGTCACCCTCGAAAGTGCTCAACATGATGCTCGCGAAGTCCGGCAGAAGTTTCGACGCGACCTTGCTCAAACTCTTCGTCAATTGCGTGGGAATTATCCCGATCGGAAGCCTGGTGGTCCTCGACTCCGACGAATTCGCCGTCGTGCTCAAGCCTGCCGTCGACAAGGCCGAGAGCGAGCGGCCGCTCGTCAAAGTCATCACCGATGTGCAGGGGACTCCCATCGATCACGGTCCTGAGCTGGACCTGACCGAGAAAGACGAGGTGGGCGAGTACCGTCACAGCATCATACGCCTGATCGACAATACGGAACACAAATTCGATACCAGCCGTTACTTCCTCTAG
- a CDS encoding serine/threonine-protein kinase → MVNASSWAVQYVLVALVALFAGPVLSKLPAAQSFPLMLFGLTGSQTIRLIVEGVGLVALCMLSLRAFRQMPDNGRGCSFLRRLILPVTTLFIVIVMDKSLRVAGLSLLDPVGPTRYTKVYAASLTLIGLWITVTWLLHLDALHRFFVRPVPSTRRQEPAAPVEGADEIDPAQESSPSEIAAQILTTENGPPGILGRYKVLKELGRGSMGVVYLGKDPTIQRFVAIKTMRLGEIDDRDKLQEVKARFFREAESTGRLSHSNIVTIFDAGEEHDLGYIAMELLQGTTLTQWSRKPNLLALEKVISILATVAEAMDYAHQQGVVHRDIKPANIMLTTDRVVKIMDFGIAKMATSSKTQTNIVLGTPMYMSPEQIAGKKVDGRSDIFSLAVVMFELLTGRPPFIADNVSALLFAIAHTPHLSVKAIRPDLPPAIKEVLDRALHKDPVHRYRRAGEFAMELRSCLEGLAA, encoded by the coding sequence ATGGTCAACGCGTCGAGCTGGGCCGTTCAATATGTACTTGTCGCACTGGTTGCGCTCTTTGCCGGTCCCGTACTGAGCAAACTGCCGGCGGCGCAGTCGTTTCCTCTCATGTTGTTCGGTCTGACAGGTTCCCAAACCATTCGCCTCATCGTTGAAGGAGTGGGACTGGTCGCTCTTTGCATGCTGTCGCTCCGCGCATTCCGACAGATGCCGGACAACGGACGAGGTTGCTCGTTTCTGCGCCGACTGATCCTTCCGGTCACGACCCTGTTCATTGTGATCGTGATGGATAAGAGTCTCCGGGTTGCCGGGCTTTCGCTTCTCGACCCTGTCGGACCCACACGGTATACCAAGGTCTACGCTGCGTCATTGACGCTGATCGGGCTCTGGATCACCGTCACGTGGCTCCTGCACCTCGATGCCCTTCACCGTTTCTTTGTGAGACCTGTGCCATCGACTCGACGCCAAGAACCTGCAGCGCCGGTCGAAGGTGCCGACGAAATCGACCCAGCACAAGAAAGCAGCCCGTCCGAGATCGCAGCGCAGATCCTCACCACAGAAAATGGTCCACCCGGTATACTCGGCCGATACAAGGTGTTAAAGGAGTTAGGACGAGGCTCGATGGGAGTGGTGTACCTTGGGAAGGACCCGACGATCCAACGATTCGTGGCGATCAAAACTATGCGACTCGGCGAGATCGACGACCGCGATAAACTGCAGGAAGTGAAGGCTCGGTTCTTTCGTGAGGCCGAATCGACCGGACGATTGTCTCACTCCAATATCGTCACGATCTTCGACGCAGGGGAAGAACACGACCTCGGCTATATCGCCATGGAACTACTCCAGGGCACCACGCTCACGCAATGGTCACGGAAACCGAATCTTCTGGCGCTCGAAAAAGTGATCTCGATACTGGCGACCGTCGCCGAAGCGATGGACTATGCTCACCAGCAGGGCGTTGTACATCGCGACATCAAACCCGCGAACATCATGCTGACCACCGATCGGGTCGTTAAGATCATGGACTTCGGCATCGCCAAGATGGCGACGTCGTCGAAAACTCAGACGAATATCGTGCTGGGAACTCCCATGTACATGTCCCCCGAGCAGATCGCCGGAAAGAAAGTGGATGGGCGATCCGATATTTTTTCGCTCGCCGTCGTCATGTTCGAACTCCTGACCGGTCGCCCACCCTTTATTGCTGATAACGTCTCGGCACTGCTGTTTGCCATCGCTCACACACCGCATCTCAGCGTAAAAGCGATCAGGCCCGATCTCCCTCCTGCCATAAAAGAAGTCCTGGATCGAGCGTTGCACAAAGACCCGGTCCACCGCTATCGCCGCGCCGGCGAGTTCGCCATGGAACTTCGGTCCTGCCTCGAAGGATTGGCCGCGTAA
- a CDS encoding cysteine rich repeat-containing protein, whose protein sequence is MVLHETPVSMIFLQLYSILTAMKTPHTQERSGKAVTNSISVVGLILVWTIIWAHFPSKEELLSAQSASSIDETQRVPMLDLTIPGMVSPATESSTGTTDSSSVTTFGGLSVPHDRRAREIAEVKCEAEVQRYCPDSLAGGDRRRCAMQRLKRLDAPCQEIVRQRLVRWREAEGYKLACVEDVKRLCLTVQPGDGRILQCLQEHEQDLSEGCYQSLPKGHLHLRN, encoded by the coding sequence ATGGTCTTGCACGAAACTCCCGTTTCGATGATTTTCCTGCAACTTTATTCTATCCTCACCGCAATGAAGACTCCTCACACTCAGGAACGATCCGGAAAAGCCGTCACGAACTCCATCTCAGTAGTAGGGCTGATCCTAGTCTGGACCATCATCTGGGCACATTTCCCATCGAAGGAAGAGCTCCTCTCGGCGCAATCGGCTTCATCAATTGATGAAACGCAGCGCGTACCTATGCTCGACCTGACGATCCCAGGCATGGTCAGCCCAGCTACCGAAAGCTCGACGGGAACGACAGACTCGTCATCTGTGACCACGTTTGGTGGATTGTCTGTCCCGCATGACAGGCGTGCCAGGGAAATCGCAGAAGTGAAGTGCGAGGCCGAAGTCCAGCGGTACTGCCCCGATTCTCTGGCGGGTGGAGATCGGCGGCGTTGCGCGATGCAACGCCTCAAGCGGTTGGATGCGCCATGTCAAGAGATCGTCCGGCAACGGCTGGTACGCTGGAGGGAAGCTGAGGGATATAAGCTTGCCTGCGTCGAAGATGTGAAGCGGCTCTGTTTGACAGTGCAGCCGGGTGATGGCCGCATTCTGCAATGTTTGCAGGAACACGAACAGGATCTCTCAGAAGGTTGCTACCAAAGCTTGCCCAAAGGGCACCTTCATCTCCGAAACTGA
- a CDS encoding PHP domain-containing protein: MSRLDLHLHTTHSDGSCTPTEVVNMAHHAGVTALAITDHDITTGIAEAIAAGQQSGIEIIPGVEISSLAGNSELHILGYFLDWQDFDLLERLKALREGRHRRNPRIIERLQTLGIDITYDEVRALAGTDSIGRPHIARVLMDKHVVASAKEAFDRFLAEGRPAYVPRELPSPAEAIRWIKAARGLAVLAHPTWVKLEGQSLVDLVRQLKADGLDGVEVYYSTHAARQTREYLNLAQQLGLLVTGGSDFHGLTKPDIGVGIGKGTLHIPPSLLPKMKEATGRL, encoded by the coding sequence ATGAGCCGTCTGGACCTTCATCTGCATACCACCCACTCCGACGGAAGTTGCACGCCCACTGAGGTGGTGAACATGGCACACCACGCGGGGGTGACGGCCTTGGCGATCACCGATCACGACATCACGACGGGTATCGCCGAAGCCATTGCGGCTGGACAACAGTCTGGAATCGAAATCATACCCGGAGTGGAAATCAGCTCGTTGGCCGGCAACTCCGAGTTGCACATTCTTGGGTATTTTCTTGATTGGCAGGACTTTGATTTGCTTGAGCGCTTGAAGGCCCTTCGAGAAGGTCGCCATCGCCGAAACCCTCGGATCATCGAACGATTACAGACCCTCGGGATCGACATTACGTATGACGAAGTCCGTGCACTCGCCGGCACCGATTCGATCGGCAGACCGCATATCGCCCGTGTCTTAATGGACAAGCACGTCGTCGCTTCCGCCAAAGAAGCCTTTGATCGTTTCCTTGCCGAGGGTAGGCCGGCCTACGTTCCTCGGGAACTCCCGAGCCCCGCGGAAGCAATTCGCTGGATCAAAGCGGCTCGCGGACTTGCCGTTCTGGCTCACCCGACGTGGGTCAAGCTTGAAGGTCAGTCTCTGGTTGATCTGGTTCGACAGCTCAAAGCCGACGGGCTCGACGGTGTAGAGGTCTACTACAGCACACATGCTGCGCGGCAGACTCGAGAATACCTCAACCTGGCTCAACAACTCGGCCTGCTGGTCACCGGTGGAAGCGACTTTCATGGTCTCACGAAACCCGACATCGGAGTCGGTATCGGTAAGGGCACGTTGCATATTCCACCCTCACTGCTTCCCAAGATGAAGGAAGCCACCGGGCGACTCTAG